The Candidatus Desulfofervidus auxilii DNA segment TAATACAGGCATATCAATTGGTACTATTTCCCACACAATATCAATATTTACACCAAAATACCCATGGATAAGCCTGTCACGTGTCCCTGCAATCATTTTCCAAGGAATGTTCGGATACTTGTCTTTTAAATCTGATGATATTTTCTTACTGGCCTCTCCAATGATTTCGATATTTCTTATTACTGCATCTTGAGTTTTGTAGTCCTTAAGAAATTCATCAAATGAAAGGCCTGATATATATTTCTTGATTTTTTCGAGGCAAAT contains these protein-coding regions:
- a CDS encoding DUF86 domain-containing protein, coding for MSKHSDIDFIEDILICLEKIKKYISGLSFDEFLKDYKTQDAVIRNIEIIGEASKKISSDLKDKYPNIPWKMIAGTRDRLIHGYFGVNIDIVWEIVPIDMPVLEQEVKKIKDEYFG